From Pseudopipra pipra isolate bDixPip1 chromosome 13, bDixPip1.hap1, whole genome shotgun sequence, a single genomic window includes:
- the ZIC3 gene encoding zinc finger protein ZIC 3 isoform X2 — MTMLLDGGPQFPALGVGGFAAPRHHEMPGRDAAAAGMGLGPFGDSSHAAAFKLNAAPHDLAAGQSSAFTPQAPGYASALGHHHHHHHAGQVPSYGGAAAFNSTRDFLFRNRGSGIADAASGTAQHGLFGGSPGGLHGPGGIPDTPGYLLFPGLHEQSPSHTSPNGHVDNGQMHLGLRGDLFGRPDPYRAVSSPRTDPYAGAQFHNYNHMNMNMGMNVAAHHHHHHHHGPGAFFRYMRQPIKQELSCKWLDESQLSRPKKSCDRTFSTMHELVTHVTMEHVGGPEQNNHICYWDECPREGKSFKAKYKLVNHIRVHTGEKPFPCPFPGCGKIFARSENLKIHKRTHTALSFLQPSRTGGGEERGKAGSKRILACILEYVL, encoded by the exons ATGACGATGCTGCTGGACGGAGGGCCGCAGTTCCCGGCGCTGGGGGTGGGCGGCTTCGCGGCGCCCCGGCACCACGAGATGCCGGGTCGCGACGCCGCCGCTGCCGGTATGGGGCTGGGCCCCTTCGGGGACTCCTCGCACGCCGCCGCCTTCAAGCTGAACGCGGCCCCGCACGACCTCGCCGCCGGGCAGAGCTCGGCGTTCACGCCGCAGGCGCCGGGCTACGCCAGCGCCCTgggccaccaccaccaccaccaccacgcCGGCCAGGTGCCCTCGTACGGCGGGGCCGCCGCTTTCAACTCCACACGCGACTTTCTGTTCCGCAACCGCGGCTCCGGCATCGCGGACGCCGCCTCCGGCACGGCGCAGCACGGGCTCTTCGGCGGCTCCCCCGGCGGCTTGCACGGCCCCGGCGGCATCCCGGACACCCCGGGATACCTGCTCTTCCCGGGGCTCCACGAGCAGAGCCCGAGCCACACGTCCCCCAACGGGCATGTGGACAACGGGCAGATGCACCTGGGGCTGCGCGGGGACCTCTTCGGGCGGCCGGATCCCTACCGGGCCGTCTCCAGCCCCCGCACGGACCCTTACGCCGGCGCCCAGTTCCACAACTACAACCACATGAACATGAATATGGGCATGAACGTGGCggcccaccaccaccaccatcaccaccacGGCCCCGGGGCTTTCTTTCGGTACATGCGCCAGCCCATCAAGCAAGAATTGTCCTGCAAGTGGCTCGACGAGAGCCAGCTCAGCCGGCCCAAGAAGAGCTGCGACAGGACTTTCAGCACCATGCACGAGCTGGTGACCCATGTCACCATGGAGCATGTCGGAGGGCCGGAGCAGAACAACCACATCTGCTACTGGGACGAGTGTCCGCGGGAAGGCAAGTCCTTCAAGGCGAAATACAAACTGGTGAACCACATTCGGGTGCACACGGGCGAGaagcccttcccctgccccttcccggGCTGCGGCAAGATCTTTGCCCGCTCCGAGAATCTCAAGATTCACAAGCGGACGCACACAG cccTGAGTTTCCTTCAGCCCTCCCGCACGGgtgga